GAAATTCTTAGTCTTCGTTCATATTATTTTTCTTTATATATACAGATGGGTGTTCTGCGAGTATTCAGTTTTCACTTTTTTTATTATTAAACATCCTATGTTATAATTATAATAAATGCCTGTAAGAAGAGGGGGAATTTTTATGAATTTGCATCATTATGTTGAAATTCTTGTTGATTATATTGCCGATTTTTCATATATATTGGCTATTGTTGTAATTGTTTTTGGAATGATAGTGGCATTTAGAATTTTTATAAGGGATGTTTTATTTGGGGATAGATCAGAAGATGCTATTTGGGAAAGTAGGCTTGAATTAGGGCATTCATTTTCTTTGAGTTTGAGTTTTTTGATTGGTGCGAGTATATTAAAAACAACAGTTGCGCCTACATGGGATGATATTGGTAAATTAGCATCTATTATAGCAATTAGAACTACTTTAAATTATTTTTTAACAAGAGAAATTAAAGAACATAAAAAGGATGTTGCCAATGAATCGAAATAGTCTTATATGGATGAAGGAATTTTTAAAAGAAGATAATTTAAAAATTCTAAAACATTTGAAAGAAAATAGGATTCCGTTAATAGACTATGGTAAATTGGAAGAATTTTATAAAGATGTTGAAGCAAAAGGGATAAAAATAATAACATATTTTGATAATGAATATCCTGAAAAATTAAAGAGAATATACAATCCTCCATTGGTATTATATGTAAAAGGAAATATTGATTTATTATATGAGAAGTCCATTGGAATTGTTGGCTCTAGAAAATGTACTGCATATGGAAGAAATATATCAACAAATTTTGCAAAGATACTTGCTGAAAAGTATGTAGTAGTTAGTGGAATGGCTTTTGGGATAGACGCGGCAGCGCACAAAGGAGCTTTAAAGTCTGGAAAAACTATTGCTGTGCTTGGTAGTGGAGTTGATGTTGCTTATCCGAGAAGTAATGTGAAGTTATATGAAGATATCCTGAATAATGGTGGATGTATTGTGTCAGAGTATAGGCCGGGGACGCCTGCCACGCCATTTCGATTTCCAGAAAGAAATAGAATAATTGTTGGTTTAAGCGAAGGCATTATAGTAGTTGAAGCGGCTAAAAAAAGCGGTTCTTTAATTACCGCAAGATTGGCTGTTGAAAGCGGGATAGATGTATATGCTATTCCTGGAGATATAACAAGAAAAAGTTCAGAGGGTACAAATGAATTAATTTATAATGGAGCAATTCCTTTGATTTCTGAAAAGGTTTTAAAAGAGATATTTAATATAGAAGAAAATAAAAAAACAAAAAGAATAGAAAATGAAGATGATTTAAAAATAATTATGGCAATTGATAATGGATATAACACATTTGAAGGTATTGTTAGTTATACCAGGCTTTCAACACCTCTTGTGTTGCAACGTTTAACAATTCTGGTAATGAATAAGATTATATTTGAAGAAAATGGTAGGTATCATCTGGGAGGTTAATGTAAATGAGAAAAACAGTTTTTTTAATTTTATTATTTTTATTAATAATTTTTTCAGGATGTTCGAGTCAGCAAAATAAAAAGGAAGATATATTTAAAAGTTTTAGCAATATTTCAGAAGTATTATATAAAGAAATAGTGGTAATTGGAGAAGGAATAAGTTATAAAGATGCTGAGGCCAATGCAAGGGTTCAGGCGTTGCAAAATATTGTAGGTATGAAGGTTTATAGTCAAACAACTGTGAGAAATTATAAATTAGTGGATAAAAAAATATTATCAAAAACATATGGATTTATAAAGAAATCAGAAATTCTGGAAAAAAGTGAAAAAGATGGAATATTCACGGTAAAAGTAAAATATTATGTTTCTCCAGAAATTCCAGATGAAGATTATTTCTATATTTTACAACAGATGAGAAAACCAAGAATAGGAATATTAATACATGTTTTTGAAGAGAATAGTCTTAAGTATAATTTTTCTCCAGAAAATATAATTGCCAGTGAACTAACTGAAAAATATGGATTTAACGTTGTTCATAGTAATGAACTTATGAAATATAAATTGAAAAGTTACAATTCTATTGACTTAAGTAAGGAGTTATTTGATTTTGATGTTTTGATTGTTGGAGATATACATAGTAAATATTTAGGAGAATATCAAGGTTTAAAAACAGCCAGAGCTAATCTGGATTTAAAAGTATATTGGGTTGGCAATGGAAAGCTTATAACAGGTATGGCGAAAAATTCCAGTGGTGCTGATATAACTGTTGATGGTGCAATAAATAGAGCTATTAATAAGGTTTCTTCTTTAATAAGCGATGATATTTCTATGGAAATAATAAAAAAATGGATGGATTATCTTGCAAATGGATTGCCAATAAGAATAAAAGTTGAGGATATTTCAACAGAAGAATATAAAACAATAGAAAATATGCTTAAAACAAACTTTGATATTAATTCTTTTTCATATATAGATAATGCAGCAACTTTTGATATAGAATCGACTTTATTTACAGATGAGATATATAATCGGTTTTTTATTGGATATAAAATTGAATACCAAAATATGCTATTTTTAGTT
This is a stretch of genomic DNA from Marinitoga piezophila KA3. It encodes these proteins:
- a CDS encoding DUF1622 domain-containing protein; translated protein: MNLHHYVEILVDYIADFSYILAIVVIVFGMIVAFRIFIRDVLFGDRSEDAIWESRLELGHSFSLSLSFLIGASILKTTVAPTWDDIGKLASIIAIRTTLNYFLTREIKEHKKDVANESK
- the dprA gene encoding DNA-processing protein DprA: MNRNSLIWMKEFLKEDNLKILKHLKENRIPLIDYGKLEEFYKDVEAKGIKIITYFDNEYPEKLKRIYNPPLVLYVKGNIDLLYEKSIGIVGSRKCTAYGRNISTNFAKILAEKYVVVSGMAFGIDAAAHKGALKSGKTIAVLGSGVDVAYPRSNVKLYEDILNNGGCIVSEYRPGTPATPFRFPERNRIIVGLSEGIIVVEAAKKSGSLITARLAVESGIDVYAIPGDITRKSSEGTNELIYNGAIPLISEKVLKEIFNIEENKKTKRIENEDDLKIIMAIDNGYNTFEGIVSYTRLSTPLVLQRLTILVMNKIIFEENGRYHLGG